In Juglans regia cultivar Chandler chromosome 5, Walnut 2.0, whole genome shotgun sequence, the following are encoded in one genomic region:
- the LOC108989734 gene encoding uncharacterized protein LOC108989734: protein MRCKKHTSDLSSTVGVCASCLSDRLLVLIAAQAQAQVLSQHQQLSRTQYRPADVSVGTRISDANLPPPPLVFPRSVSPYVSRRKSDDATGQHQHHDRHDRRFYSTPQVGPTYASSTFTSTTGSYRKKNSRFFLLSKLFGSRSEKLEPDPRISSKESCGPSSSTSSSSPSWFTTIFAGNRRKQSRLFVVDESTANVDRRPGRRANRGMSPVRTTDSDEDGDQPVPSSGYSSEAWRSPAFAVRRTRQGQSRNPSGIAFCLSPLVRASPNRHWNQKSLPPDITVSGDTRVPGKPHLKTAASFCKSRSRKLADLGKVGYNH, encoded by the coding sequence ATGAGGTGTAAGAAGCATACCTCCGACCTTAGCAGCACCGTTGGCGTCTGTGCTTCTTGTCTCAGCGACCGACTCTTAGTCCTCATCGCCGCGCAGGCCCAGGCTCAGGTCCTGTCCCAACACCAGCAGCTCTCCCGGACTCAATATCGTCCCGCTGACGTATCTGTAGGTACCCGGATATCTGACGCCAATTTGCCTCCGCCTCCGCTTGTTTTTCCTCGTTCCGTCTCTCCCTACGTCTCCCGCCGTAAGTCGGACGACGCCACAGGGCAACACCAGCACCACGACCGACATGATCGTCGCTTCTACAGCACTCCCCAGGTGGGTCCTACCTACGCCTCATCTACCTTCACCAGTACCACCGGATCTTATAGGAAGAAGAACAGCAGGTTCTTCCTATTGTCCAAGTTGTTCGGGTCCAGATCCGAGAAATTGGAGCCCGATCCCAGAATTTCGTCTAAGGAATCTTGCGGGCCTTCATCGTCgacatcatcttcttctccctctTGGTTCACCACAATCTTCGCCGGAAACCGGAGAAAGCAATCGCGGCTGTTCGTTGTCGACGAATCCACCGCCAACGTAGACAGAAGACCTGGCCGGAGAGCTAATCGAGGAATGTCGCCAGTGAGAACGACGGATTCCGACGAAGATGGCGATCAACCGGTACCATCGAGTGGCTACTCCTCGGAGGCGTGGCGTTCACCGGCGTTCGCGGTACGGCGGACTCGGCAGGGACAAAGCCGGAACCCGTCCGGAATAGCGTTTTGCTTGAGCCCGCTGGTGAGGGCGAGCCCCAACCGGCACTGGAACCAGAAGAGCTTGCCACCGGATATAACGGTCTCCGGCGATACTAGGGTGCCGGGGAAGCCTCATCTCAAAACGGCGGCGTCGTTTTGCAAAAGCCGATCGAGGAAGCTTGCGGATTTGGGGAAAGTCGGCTACAACCATTGA